One part of the Thermococcus litoralis DSM 5473 genome encodes these proteins:
- the malG gene encoding trehalose/maltose ABC transporter permease MalG: MREEVLKRILLIIGAILMAIICLFPFIWMIVVSFAEDPTFLGSPLVEYKSTLENYVRVLSDPTLHFPAYLKNSIIIASLVTLTTVSISSLAAYAVSRIEFKGRLLIPIFVLGLSMFPQISLVGYLFKFIEKLGWVNTYQALYFPYVAWTLPLSLWILLSYFSQLPKDLDEAAMIDGASRIKTLTTIILPLSAPALFSTALLVFIAAFNEFMFALLFTTDHRARTVPVGIALFQGVHGEIPWGSVMAASVISTIPLVIMALLFQKYIVSGLTAGALKGE, from the coding sequence ATGAGAGAGGAAGTTCTAAAAAGAATATTACTAATTATCGGGGCCATATTAATGGCAATAATCTGTCTGTTTCCGTTTATATGGATGATTGTTGTTTCCTTTGCAGAGGATCCAACGTTCTTAGGATCTCCGCTTGTAGAGTATAAATCTACTCTTGAGAATTATGTGAGGGTTTTAAGTGATCCTACCTTGCATTTCCCAGCTTATTTAAAGAACAGTATAATTATAGCCAGCCTTGTAACTCTTACAACTGTCAGTATTTCTTCTCTTGCTGCATATGCAGTTTCAAGAATAGAGTTCAAAGGGAGATTACTGATCCCAATATTTGTGCTGGGACTCTCTATGTTTCCTCAGATAAGTCTAGTTGGTTATTTATTCAAGTTTATAGAAAAGTTAGGATGGGTGAACACCTATCAAGCCCTATATTTCCCTTATGTTGCCTGGACGCTTCCTCTTTCATTGTGGATTCTTCTAAGCTACTTTTCTCAACTTCCAAAAGATTTGGATGAAGCTGCAATGATTGATGGAGCATCCCGAATAAAGACTCTAACTACGATAATACTTCCTTTATCTGCTCCTGCTTTGTTTTCAACAGCATTATTAGTGTTCATTGCAGCATTTAATGAATTTATGTTTGCTTTGTTATTTACCACCGATCACAGGGCAAGAACAGTCCCTGTAGGTATAGCACTTTTCCAAGGAGTTCATGGTGAAATTCCATGGGGAAGCGTGATGGCAGCGTCGGTAATCTCTACGATCCCGCTTGTAATAATGGCATTGCTTTTCCAGAAATACATTGTTAGTGGTTTAACTGCTGGGGCACTAAAAGGAGAGTGA
- a CDS encoding carbohydrate kinase family protein, producing the protein MIYAIGEILIDFIAKEEGKLKDVREFEKHPGGAPANVVVGLRRLGAKSALISKVGDDPFGEFLIEELKKERVETKYIIKDTNKHTGIVFVQLIGAKPEFILYDGVAYFNLRKEEIQWDFMRDAELLHFGSVLFAREPSRSTVFEVLRAVKGKVPISYDVNIRLDLWRGREKEMLKDIEEALKLADIVKIGDGELEYLNKNGIALEDFNFALVAITRGAEGSTIIHKDIRVDVPSFKVEPVDTTGAGDAFMAALLASLFYMGKLDILEFSKEELKELGSFANLVAALSTTKRGAWSVPSLEEVLKHRKFSFLP; encoded by the coding sequence ATGATATACGCAATAGGAGAAATTCTAATAGACTTTATCGCAAAAGAAGAGGGAAAACTAAAAGACGTTAGAGAATTTGAAAAGCATCCTGGGGGCGCTCCAGCGAATGTTGTAGTTGGTCTGAGAAGGCTTGGGGCAAAAAGTGCACTGATAAGCAAAGTCGGTGACGACCCTTTTGGTGAATTTCTTATAGAAGAACTCAAAAAAGAGAGAGTTGAAACAAAATACATAATAAAGGACACTAACAAACATACAGGAATAGTCTTTGTCCAGCTTATAGGAGCAAAGCCCGAGTTTATACTGTACGATGGTGTGGCTTACTTTAACCTAAGGAAGGAAGAGATACAATGGGATTTTATGAGAGATGCTGAGCTTTTACATTTTGGAAGTGTCCTCTTTGCGAGAGAACCAAGCAGGTCAACAGTGTTCGAGGTTCTTAGAGCGGTCAAAGGAAAAGTTCCCATCAGCTATGATGTTAATATCAGACTCGATTTGTGGAGAGGAAGAGAGAAAGAAATGCTCAAAGACATAGAAGAAGCCCTTAAGCTCGCAGATATAGTAAAAATTGGAGATGGAGAGCTGGAGTACCTCAACAAAAATGGAATAGCCCTTGAGGACTTCAACTTTGCTCTTGTTGCGATAACAAGAGGAGCTGAAGGAAGTACAATTATCCACAAAGACATAAGGGTTGATGTGCCTTCGTTTAAAGTTGAGCCTGTAGATACCACTGGAGCCGGAGATGCCTTCATGGCAGCCCTATTAGCATCTCTTTTCTACATGGGCAAGCTTGACATACTGGAGTTCTCCAAAGAAGAGCTAAAAGAGTTGGGAAGCTTTGCAAACCTGGTGGCTGCGCTCTCAACTACAAAACGCGGAGCCTGGAGCGTGCCGAGTTTAGAAGAGGTTTTGAAGCATAGGAAATTCAGCTTTCTTCCGTAG
- a CDS encoding adenine nucleotide alpha hydrolase family protein, whose translation MKAVALLSSGIDSPVAIYLMLRKGFTIYPIHFKQSEINYQKVRRIWQRLKELFPESLEELIVVDVFEYQKPVFDKLVELKKGKWICVFCKFTMFMKATEIAKEKGAMAIITGDSLGQVASQTLDNLLIISLATDLPIFRPLIGLDKIEIERIAKEIGTFEISIEPEEGCNFVPKHPVIRGTLGEFKKIYREVLGKEC comes from the coding sequence ATGAAGGCTGTTGCACTCTTAAGCTCGGGAATAGATTCACCTGTGGCCATATACCTAATGCTCAGAAAAGGCTTTACGATCTATCCGATTCACTTCAAGCAGAGTGAGATCAATTATCAAAAGGTTAGAAGAATCTGGCAGAGGCTTAAGGAACTTTTTCCAGAGAGCTTGGAGGAGCTAATCGTCGTTGATGTTTTTGAATACCAGAAACCTGTCTTTGATAAATTGGTGGAGCTGAAAAAAGGAAAGTGGATATGTGTTTTTTGTAAATTCACCATGTTCATGAAGGCCACTGAAATAGCAAAAGAAAAAGGGGCAATGGCAATAATCACAGGAGATTCCCTCGGCCAGGTTGCTTCTCAAACACTGGATAATCTTCTGATAATAAGCCTTGCAACAGATTTGCCGATATTCAGGCCCCTTATAGGGCTGGACAAAATAGAGATAGAAAGAATCGCAAAGGAAATAGGGACGTTTGAGATAAGCATAGAGCCTGAGGAAGGCTGTAATTTTGTACCGAAGCACCCGGTAATAAGGGGAACCCTTGGTGAGTTTAAGAAGATTTACCGGGAAGTGCTTGGCAAGGAATGTTAA
- the malE gene encoding trehalose/maltose ABC transporter substrate-binding protein MalE, with the protein MNVKKVLLGLFLVGVLGIAVVASGCIGGQQTSTVTSTPTETSLQGKIVFAVGGAPNEIEYWKGVIAEFEKKYPGVTVELKRQATDTEQRRLDLVNALRGKSSDPDVFLMDVAWLGQFIASGWLEPLDDYVQKDNYDLSVFFQSVINLADKQGGKLYALPVYIDAGLLYYRKDLLEKYGYSKPPETWQELVEMAQKIQSGERETNPNFWGFVWQGKQYESLVCDFVEYVYSNGGSLGEFKDGKWVPTLNKPENVEALQFMVDLIHKYKISPPNTYTEMTEEPVRLMFQQGNAAFERNWPYAWGLHNADDSPVKGKVGVAPLPHFPGHKSAATLGGWHIGISKYSDNKALAWEFVKFVESYSVQKGFAMNLGWNPGRVDVYDDPAVVSKSPHLKELRAVFENAVPRPIVPYYPQLSEIIQKYVNSALAGKISPQEALDKAQKEAEELVKQYS; encoded by the coding sequence ATGAATGTCAAGAAGGTACTGCTTGGTTTGTTTTTAGTTGGAGTTTTGGGGATTGCAGTAGTGGCAAGTGGGTGCATTGGTGGCCAACAGACATCAACAGTGACTTCGACTCCTACCGAAACTAGTTTGCAAGGAAAGATAGTATTTGCTGTAGGAGGAGCTCCAAATGAAATAGAATACTGGAAAGGTGTTATAGCTGAATTTGAGAAGAAATATCCTGGGGTCACTGTTGAGCTAAAAAGGCAAGCTACTGACACTGAACAAAGGAGACTTGACTTAGTAAATGCTTTAAGAGGAAAGTCTTCTGATCCAGACGTATTTTTGATGGATGTTGCTTGGCTTGGTCAATTTATAGCCTCTGGGTGGCTTGAACCTCTTGATGACTATGTACAGAAGGACAACTATGACCTGAGTGTATTTTTCCAGAGTGTAATTAACTTGGCAGACAAGCAGGGTGGGAAGCTATATGCTCTTCCAGTATATATTGATGCAGGGTTGTTGTATTATAGGAAAGACCTACTAGAAAAGTATGGCTATAGCAAACCCCCAGAAACTTGGCAAGAACTTGTTGAAATGGCTCAAAAAATACAAAGTGGTGAGAGAGAGACTAACCCGAATTTCTGGGGATTTGTATGGCAGGGAAAGCAGTATGAAAGTTTGGTTTGTGATTTTGTAGAATACGTATACAGCAATGGAGGATCCCTAGGTGAATTCAAAGACGGAAAGTGGGTGCCAACTCTAAATAAACCTGAAAATGTTGAGGCACTTCAGTTTATGGTGGATCTAATTCACAAATATAAGATTTCTCCACCAAACACATATACTGAAATGACAGAAGAGCCAGTTAGATTAATGTTCCAACAGGGCAATGCTGCATTCGAGAGAAATTGGCCATACGCGTGGGGACTACACAATGCTGATGATTCACCTGTTAAAGGGAAGGTTGGAGTAGCACCACTTCCGCACTTTCCAGGTCATAAGAGTGCAGCTACACTTGGAGGATGGCACATTGGGATAAGCAAGTACTCAGATAACAAAGCATTAGCTTGGGAATTTGTCAAATTTGTGGAAAGCTACAGTGTGCAAAAAGGCTTCGCAATGAATCTCGGATGGAATCCTGGAAGAGTAGATGTTTACGATGATCCTGCTGTTGTTAGTAAATCCCCTCACCTAAAGGAACTTAGAGCAGTTTTTGAGAACGCAGTGCCAAGGCCGATAGTTCCTTATTATCCGCAGTTGAGTGAGATAATTCAAAAGTATGTTAATTCAGCACTAGCTGGCAAAATATCCCCACAAGAAGCATTGGACAAGGCTCAAAAAGAGGCAGAGGAATTAGTTAAACAATACAGCTGA
- a CDS encoding cysteine synthase family protein, which produces MYFAKLEFFNPFSRSIKDRAVFNLIMKAMERGDINGTRRLFEATSGNVGIAMAAMSNLFGIEFRAYLPKPTPNTTQTLLRVLGAEVVKTEFETIDPKMIEFIKKEAEKANAVNLNQFENDDNFEAHYKYTAREIDEQLKSIGQKPDVIVAGIGTSGHIAGIAKYFKERYDTKIVGVVPAEGEKIPGIKRLETKPKWFFKVEIDKVMEITQREAIEGSIQVARRDGLLIGLSSGAVVKAFERIRDKYPGTAVLIFPDDGFKYVEAFERYLSEGR; this is translated from the coding sequence ATGTATTTTGCCAAACTGGAATTCTTTAACCCATTCAGCAGAAGCATAAAAGATAGGGCTGTTTTTAATCTTATTATGAAGGCTATGGAGCGGGGAGACATTAACGGCACGAGGAGGCTTTTTGAGGCAACCTCAGGAAATGTTGGCATAGCTATGGCAGCCATGTCAAACCTCTTTGGCATTGAATTCAGGGCTTATCTTCCAAAACCTACTCCCAACACAACCCAGACTCTGCTGAGAGTTCTTGGTGCCGAGGTAGTAAAAACCGAATTTGAAACTATTGATCCAAAGATGATAGAGTTCATCAAAAAAGAAGCAGAAAAGGCAAATGCAGTAAATCTAAACCAGTTTGAGAATGATGACAACTTTGAAGCCCACTACAAATACACTGCAAGGGAGATTGATGAGCAGCTTAAAAGCATAGGACAGAAACCAGATGTAATCGTTGCTGGAATCGGGACTTCAGGACATATAGCAGGGATAGCAAAATACTTCAAGGAGCGCTATGATACGAAGATTGTTGGAGTTGTTCCAGCTGAGGGTGAGAAGATTCCTGGGATAAAGAGACTTGAAACAAAGCCGAAGTGGTTTTTTAAAGTGGAAATTGATAAAGTGATGGAGATAACCCAGAGGGAAGCAATTGAAGGCTCTATACAAGTGGCCAGAAGAGATGGTCTTTTAATAGGGCTAAGTTCAGGTGCAGTGGTCAAGGCCTTTGAGAGAATTCGCGACAAATATCCGGGAACGGCAGTCTTAATTTTTCCGGACGATGGGTTTAAATATGTTGAGGCATTTGAGAGATACTTGAGTGAGGGCCGATGA
- the malF gene encoding trehalose/maltose ABC transporter permease MalF has translation MDNNLTSKLKYREAKLGYLMILPLLTVVLVFIILPVMGTFWISLHRDVTFIPEKPFVGLRNYLRVLSAREFWYSTFVTVSFSFVSVSLETILGLSFALILNERLKGRGVLRAIVLIPWAVPTIISARTWELMYNYSYGLFNWILSILGVSPVNWLGTPISAFFAIVIADVWKTTPFMTLLLLAGLQAIPQDLYEAALIDGASMFERFKSITLPLLKPVLIVALILRTIDALRVFDIIYVLTGGGPGGATTSISLLAFNYYNLGDYGIGSAISILTFVLVLSFTIVYLKVGRFRRD, from the coding sequence ATGGATAATAACCTCACTTCCAAACTCAAGTATAGGGAAGCAAAACTTGGTTATTTAATGATACTCCCTCTTCTGACAGTAGTTTTAGTGTTCATAATCTTACCTGTTATGGGAACCTTTTGGATTAGCCTTCATAGGGATGTGACCTTTATTCCTGAAAAACCGTTTGTTGGACTGAGAAATTATTTACGCGTGTTATCTGCTCGAGAATTCTGGTATTCTACTTTTGTTACAGTATCTTTCTCGTTTGTTAGTGTTTCTCTAGAAACAATATTGGGATTAAGTTTTGCGCTAATATTGAATGAAAGACTCAAAGGGAGAGGGGTATTAAGAGCTATAGTTTTGATTCCCTGGGCAGTTCCAACAATCATCTCCGCGAGAACTTGGGAACTCATGTATAATTATAGCTATGGTCTTTTTAATTGGATATTGTCTATTCTTGGAGTAAGTCCAGTAAATTGGCTTGGGACTCCAATAAGTGCTTTTTTTGCTATCGTAATTGCTGATGTTTGGAAAACAACACCTTTTATGACTCTTTTACTGTTGGCAGGTTTGCAAGCCATTCCACAAGACTTGTATGAAGCAGCCTTGATAGATGGTGCGAGCATGTTCGAGAGGTTTAAGAGTATTACTTTGCCTTTATTAAAACCGGTTTTGATTGTAGCACTTATATTGAGAACTATTGATGCATTGAGGGTGTTTGATATAATCTATGTACTTACTGGTGGAGGCCCAGGAGGTGCTACCACGTCAATTTCTCTCTTAGCTTTCAACTATTACAATCTTGGAGACTACGGAATTGGCTCTGCAATCTCGATTTTAACCTTTGTTCTAGTATTGTCGTTTACAATAGTGTACTTAAAAGTAGGAAGATTCAGGAGGGATTGA